From Synoicihabitans lomoniglobus, the proteins below share one genomic window:
- a CDS encoding fused MFS/spermidine synthase, protein MLPFAVAIFLGAFLLFLVQPIMGRYLLPEFGGSPSVWTTCLLFFQTALLVGYAYAHVLTKYLAARHQVAVHLGLLMGAFLWLPPMPDAIDPGDASTSPIGQVLRLLITHVGLPFVLLAATGPLVQRWFSDTFPHRSPYRLYALSNVGSLLALVAYPFVIETTLTRAHQAWGWAIGFVGFTVVCFWCGRTRRATGGVAEVAPVAEATPPPTIRQMAHWLVWAGLATGLLAATTETLTLDIAAVPFLWLAPITVYLLTFVVTFGRAHGYRPVLLAGAMLVAAAVSLDLRVFGTRASFGQLLGGHLTALAVAGLICHGELFRSRPQPRYLTLFYLTISAGGALGTLIVAVLSPYWFDHNIDLPLLWSALILCVGREILRTRDRQRAVAWGIGQLLALAMVPLLRTGAFDHLGQHVLTWFVAQRWKLGLVVVVIIFAVGDHRHGWVRTWQRRTSWGVAVLGLWLIFHYLGSALQPAPDTVAVRRGFHGTVTVTDYPTTDPRAHARFMAHGNTTHGIQLTHADFVDYPTSYYHPDSGIGRALSRSNQNVGRNICVVGLGVGTIASYGMPGDRIRFYEIDPHVVELAERHFQFLARSQAEIEIVVGDGRQLIERENRARSSPRFDILVLDAFSSDAVPMHLLTTEAFESYLDRLAPAGVLVFNISNRLVDLRPVLEGHARAHDMFLAHIIHYPASDDWWDFASQWIILARERGTLDVDAITRATGIASPETLHGPRWTDDFASLWSVLR, encoded by the coding sequence ATGCTGCCCTTTGCCGTCGCCATTTTTCTCGGCGCTTTTCTGCTGTTTCTGGTCCAGCCCATCATGGGTCGTTACCTGCTGCCGGAATTCGGCGGATCGCCGAGCGTATGGACGACGTGCTTGTTGTTTTTTCAGACGGCGCTGCTGGTCGGCTATGCGTATGCGCACGTGCTGACGAAATATCTGGCGGCACGACACCAAGTGGCCGTGCATCTCGGTTTGTTGATGGGGGCGTTTCTGTGGTTGCCTCCCATGCCCGATGCCATCGATCCCGGCGACGCCAGCACGTCTCCCATCGGTCAGGTCCTGCGCCTGCTCATCACCCACGTCGGTCTCCCGTTTGTGCTGCTGGCGGCAACCGGTCCGCTCGTGCAACGGTGGTTTAGCGACACGTTTCCTCATCGTTCACCGTATCGCCTTTACGCTCTGTCGAACGTCGGTTCGTTACTGGCCCTCGTGGCATATCCCTTCGTCATCGAGACGACACTCACCCGGGCGCATCAGGCGTGGGGCTGGGCGATCGGGTTCGTGGGGTTTACGGTGGTTTGTTTCTGGTGTGGGCGAACTCGACGCGCGACTGGCGGGGTTGCCGAGGTTGCGCCCGTGGCCGAGGCGACACCGCCCCCGACCATTCGACAAATGGCGCATTGGCTCGTGTGGGCCGGCCTCGCCACCGGTCTACTCGCCGCCACCACCGAAACGCTGACCCTCGATATCGCCGCGGTGCCGTTTCTGTGGTTGGCCCCGATCACGGTTTATCTGCTGACCTTTGTGGTCACGTTCGGTCGGGCCCACGGTTATCGACCGGTATTGCTGGCCGGGGCCATGCTCGTGGCGGCAGCAGTCTCGCTCGATTTGCGCGTGTTTGGAACCAGAGCATCATTCGGGCAACTACTTGGCGGCCATCTCACGGCTTTGGCGGTGGCCGGTCTGATTTGCCATGGTGAGCTCTTTCGCTCCCGACCTCAGCCCCGGTATCTGACCCTTTTCTATCTCACTATTTCGGCCGGGGGAGCGTTGGGCACGCTGATCGTCGCGGTGCTCTCCCCGTATTGGTTCGATCACAACATCGATCTGCCGCTGCTGTGGAGTGCCTTGATCCTCTGCGTCGGTCGGGAAATTCTCCGGACCCGGGATCGCCAACGCGCGGTGGCCTGGGGCATCGGCCAACTCCTCGCCCTTGCCATGGTGCCGCTGTTGCGCACCGGAGCTTTCGATCACCTTGGCCAGCATGTGCTGACATGGTTCGTCGCCCAACGGTGGAAACTCGGACTCGTCGTGGTCGTGATCATCTTCGCCGTGGGCGATCACCGCCACGGCTGGGTGCGCACCTGGCAGCGTCGCACCAGTTGGGGGGTCGCGGTGCTCGGGTTGTGGTTGATTTTCCACTACCTTGGCTCAGCACTGCAACCCGCGCCCGACACCGTCGCGGTGCGCCGCGGGTTTCACGGCACCGTGACCGTGACGGATTATCCGACCACGGATCCCCGCGCCCACGCTCGGTTCATGGCTCACGGCAACACCACGCACGGCATCCAGCTCACCCATGCGGATTTCGTCGATTATCCCACCAGCTACTATCATCCCGACAGCGGAATCGGACGGGCGTTGTCCCGGTCGAATCAAAACGTCGGGCGAAACATCTGCGTGGTGGGACTGGGCGTGGGCACCATCGCGAGTTACGGGATGCCCGGGGACCGGATCCGTTTCTACGAAATTGATCCCCATGTGGTCGAACTCGCGGAACGGCATTTTCAGTTTTTGGCGCGGAGCCAAGCGGAGATCGAAATCGTGGTTGGCGACGGCCGACAGTTGATCGAGCGGGAGAACCGTGCCCGGTCATCGCCCCGGTTCGATATTCTGGTGCTCGACGCTTTCAGCAGCGACGCCGTGCCGATGCATCTGCTCACCACCGAAGCGTTCGAGTCCTACCTGGATCGCCTCGCTCCCGCGGGGGTGTTGGTTTTCAATATTTCCAATCGCCTCGTTGATCTGCGGCCGGTGCTCGAGGGGCATGCCCGCGCGCACGACATGTTTCTTGCCCACATCATCCACTACCCCGCCTCGGACGACTGGTGGGACTTTGCCAGTCAGTGGATCATTCTGGCGCGGGAACGCGGCACGCTCGACGTCGACGCCATCACCCGTGCAACCGGCATCGCGAGCCCGGAAACGTTACATGGGCCGCGATGGACGGACGACTTCGCCAGCCTCTGGTCCGTCCTCCGTTGA
- a CDS encoding hybrid sensor histidine kinase/response regulator: MAWVLFGSMPMRANLLDVESGRPIMRDFRPTEYLGHPQIFDITAGTDGFIYLANVQGILQFDGVRWMHHSAPLTYTYRIAATPDGRVWSSGMDHLGYYLATPGELKMTYHSVLDELPPELRSVGRDGSVREHLGDPYLSTPNGLVRYRENDLRIWPSAEPGEGEELIKAGDELYWISAHDQLVQIVGDELITVARDADILAGRRPFAVPREGADPLWVVGERGVFELDKTTQSFRRVDGALDALVKTTRVNAALNLGDGSIAVATSQRGLVIALLDGSRVRRLDRENGLADNAVLSLFIDPTGGLWAGLNSGAVRIDFRSAVTIFDETNGPTPGTIDGWYRYHGDVYAGAFDGLYRLQPPHAQTGDSAHFTRIVSDLTNVFAFSTIDDQLIFSSAAGLHRLLPDDQHELLIDLSKSQPKMLVPSKFHPGRYFIAGQDGFFVVERTEEGQWEIIAQQLGVGICFTLVEEDDGDVWVASYSTGFWRIPAANTVQVGTAFEFENYHHGHGLPEAMTWTTVTPGSHGTVFFTDAGGVKFNKNSRQFEPDDRYPINGSNDHAMTPTIVTPDGATWASVFGESAMSAQYPFGRFLPQSDGSLLWRSAPGPVLDEIGFAGVAVVHVDESGEQPVLWARGYDNHVRIELDRLAESASPWQAAIRSVRQGDRHLPLAGLTAGQTDYQLPYSREPIVFEFANPRFDLATGLRYQTRLLGFSPRWSEPSEIPQVSFTNLEGGPFTLEVRSMDQAGSISDTARFDFRVTPPWYRRHVSYAGYLVGVIGLLVGFERWRAGKAERERQRLAQLVDQRTAELAIAKTDAETANRAKSTFLANMSHELRTPLNGVIGYAQILERNPTLDENGREQVRVVASSGEHLLTMINEVLDFSKIEAGKLELRTAPFDLAHLLRDIAVTTEMRAADKGLAFEIVADPHLPSHLLGDAPKLRQVLDNLLSNAVKFTHEGRVTLTVSTIEGSAGPRIRFHVNDTGVGLSHEDQANLFEPFHQAVDARPPEPGTGLGLSISRRLVEMMGGEISLRSAKGKGSSFTFDLPAEIMPSEPADVPSIRRIVTGYAGPRRSLYVVDDVAVNRHLLRDLLTPLGFTVALFESAANALAALARERPDAIILDLRMPGMDGLEMTRVVRRTYGPTPRIVLMSASVLSFDAQVALDAGCDDFLPKPFREDDLFQRMSRVLGLQWIENEASPISRDPDSHSPASGATTDACWVRTLLPMAQRGDIRGLRSALAEISRTAHPPPPLIAELQNLAARFQMDRIRTRLEELSVTES; this comes from the coding sequence ATGGCTTGGGTTCTATTCGGCAGCATGCCGATGCGGGCCAACTTGTTGGACGTCGAGTCGGGTCGGCCGATCATGCGAGATTTTCGCCCCACCGAATATTTGGGCCATCCGCAGATCTTCGACATCACGGCAGGCACGGATGGCTTCATCTATTTGGCCAACGTGCAGGGTATTCTCCAATTCGACGGCGTGCGGTGGATGCATCATTCCGCGCCCCTGACCTATACCTATCGCATCGCCGCCACTCCGGACGGACGCGTGTGGAGTTCGGGCATGGATCATTTGGGTTACTACCTCGCCACGCCGGGAGAGTTGAAAATGACCTACCACTCCGTGTTGGACGAATTGCCGCCGGAGTTGCGCAGCGTCGGTCGCGATGGCAGCGTCCGGGAACATCTGGGTGACCCCTATTTGAGCACGCCCAATGGCTTGGTTCGCTATCGTGAAAACGATTTGAGAATTTGGCCCAGCGCCGAGCCCGGTGAAGGCGAAGAACTGATCAAAGCCGGCGACGAACTCTATTGGATTTCTGCTCACGACCAACTCGTTCAAATCGTCGGTGACGAACTCATCACGGTGGCACGCGATGCGGACATTCTGGCCGGGCGGCGACCTTTCGCCGTGCCGCGGGAAGGTGCCGATCCGTTGTGGGTGGTCGGCGAGCGAGGGGTTTTCGAACTCGATAAAACCACGCAGTCATTTCGCCGCGTCGACGGCGCACTGGATGCGCTCGTCAAAACGACACGAGTGAACGCGGCGTTGAATCTGGGCGACGGATCCATCGCGGTCGCCACCAGCCAGCGGGGACTCGTTATTGCGCTGCTCGATGGCAGCCGCGTGCGCCGACTCGACCGTGAAAACGGTCTCGCGGACAACGCCGTGCTCTCCTTGTTCATCGATCCGACCGGCGGCCTTTGGGCGGGACTGAATTCCGGCGCGGTGCGTATCGACTTTCGCAGCGCGGTGACGATATTTGATGAGACCAACGGCCCCACCCCGGGGACGATCGACGGGTGGTATCGTTACCATGGAGACGTATATGCGGGAGCGTTCGATGGCCTGTATCGTTTGCAGCCCCCCCATGCCCAAACGGGAGACTCCGCCCACTTTACTCGTATCGTTTCCGATCTCACCAACGTCTTTGCGTTCAGCACGATCGATGACCAACTCATCTTCTCCAGCGCGGCGGGTCTGCACCGTTTGCTACCGGACGACCAACACGAGCTGCTCATCGATCTGTCGAAGAGCCAACCCAAGATGCTCGTTCCTTCGAAATTCCACCCGGGCCGCTACTTCATCGCAGGCCAGGATGGTTTTTTTGTGGTCGAGCGCACCGAGGAGGGGCAATGGGAGATCATCGCGCAACAACTCGGCGTCGGAATTTGTTTTACGCTCGTCGAGGAGGACGACGGTGACGTCTGGGTCGCCAGTTACAGCACGGGGTTCTGGCGTATCCCAGCGGCCAATACAGTTCAGGTCGGGACGGCATTCGAGTTCGAAAACTACCACCACGGCCACGGGCTGCCGGAGGCCATGACGTGGACCACGGTCACTCCGGGCAGCCACGGCACCGTTTTCTTTACCGATGCGGGTGGGGTGAAATTCAACAAAAACTCCCGACAATTCGAACCGGATGATCGCTATCCGATCAACGGTTCCAACGACCACGCCATGACCCCGACGATCGTGACACCCGACGGTGCCACGTGGGCGTCGGTCTTCGGCGAAAGCGCGATGTCGGCCCAGTATCCGTTTGGCCGTTTTCTTCCCCAATCCGACGGCTCACTGCTCTGGCGCTCCGCCCCCGGCCCGGTGCTCGATGAGATCGGATTCGCCGGGGTGGCCGTGGTGCACGTGGATGAAAGTGGTGAGCAGCCCGTATTGTGGGCGCGGGGATACGACAACCACGTGCGCATTGAGCTGGATCGTCTCGCGGAGTCGGCCTCGCCTTGGCAAGCCGCCATTCGGTCGGTGCGTCAAGGCGATCGCCACCTGCCTCTGGCGGGACTGACGGCCGGGCAAACGGACTATCAACTTCCGTATTCGCGCGAACCCATTGTCTTCGAATTCGCCAATCCGCGTTTCGACTTGGCGACGGGTCTGCGGTATCAGACGCGCTTGTTGGGCTTCAGCCCGCGATGGTCCGAGCCGAGTGAAATTCCCCAGGTCAGTTTCACCAATCTCGAGGGCGGACCTTTCACCTTGGAGGTCCGTTCGATGGATCAGGCTGGTTCGATCAGTGACACGGCGCGCTTTGATTTCCGGGTCACTCCGCCGTGGTATCGGCGCCACGTGTCCTATGCGGGTTACCTTGTCGGGGTGATCGGGTTGCTCGTCGGGTTCGAACGTTGGCGCGCGGGCAAAGCAGAACGGGAACGACAACGCCTCGCGCAATTGGTCGATCAACGCACCGCGGAACTCGCGATTGCAAAGACGGATGCCGAAACCGCCAACCGCGCCAAATCCACTTTTCTTGCCAACATGAGCCATGAACTGCGCACGCCTCTCAATGGCGTGATCGGCTATGCCCAAATCCTCGAACGCAACCCTACTCTCGACGAGAACGGCCGCGAACAGGTCCGCGTCGTGGCGTCCTCCGGTGAGCACTTGCTGACCATGATCAATGAAGTGCTTGATTTTTCCAAAATTGAAGCCGGCAAACTGGAACTGCGCACCGCCCCGTTCGACCTCGCTCACCTCCTGCGCGACATCGCCGTCACCACCGAAATGCGTGCCGCGGACAAAGGGCTCGCTTTCGAAATCGTGGCCGACCCCCACCTGCCGAGCCACCTCCTCGGCGATGCGCCCAAGCTGCGCCAGGTGCTCGACAACTTGCTCAGCAACGCGGTCAAATTTACCCACGAAGGTCGGGTCACCCTTACCGTTTCGACAATCGAGGGTTCCGCCGGCCCGAGGATTCGTTTCCACGTCAACGACACCGGCGTAGGTCTCTCCCATGAGGACCAAGCGAACCTCTTCGAGCCCTTCCACCAGGCCGTCGATGCGCGACCGCCCGAGCCGGGCACGGGTCTGGGCCTCTCGATTTCCCGACGCCTCGTGGAGATGATGGGAGGCGAAATCTCCCTGCGCAGTGCGAAAGGCAAAGGCAGTTCATTCACATTCGATCTGCCGGCGGAAATCATGCCGAGCGAACCGGCCGACGTTCCCAGCATCCGCCGCATCGTCACCGGCTACGCGGGCCCGCGTAGATCGCTCTACGTGGTCGATGACGTGGCCGTGAACCGCCATCTACTGCGCGATTTACTCACGCCCCTCGGCTTCACGGTCGCATTGTTCGAGTCCGCCGCCAACGCGCTCGCCGCCCTCGCCCGCGAACGACCCGATGCCATTATTCTCGATCTGAGGATGCCGGGTATGGATGGTCTTGAAATGACGCGCGTCGTGCGTCGCACCTACGGCCCCACCCCGCGCATCGTGCTCATGTCGGCATCGGTGCTTTCCTTCGACGCGCAGGTCGCGCTCGACGCCGGTTGCGACGATTTCCTCCCGAAACCATTCCGGGAGGACGACCTCTTCCAACGCATGAGTCGCGTCCTGGGGTTGCAATGGATCGAAAACGAAGCATCTCCGATCAGCAGGGACCCGGATTCTCATTCGCCAGCATCGGGGGCGACCACCGACGCGTGCTGGGTTCGCACTCTCCTGCCCATGGCGCAACGCGGCGACATTCGAGGTCTTCGTTCGGCGCTTGCCGAGATATCCCGCACCGCTCATCCGCCGCCGCCCTTGATCGCCGAACTGCAAAACCTCGCCGCGCGCTTCCAAATGGATCGCATCCGCACCCGGTTGGAGGAATTGAGCGTCACCGAAAGTTAG
- a CDS encoding response regulator transcription factor, protein MSDTATVLVVDDTPANVGVLLEALGDAGHEVLVAESGQSALAQLQHATPDLILLDVMMPGLDGFETCRRLKQNAKWRSIPVLFMTALDEPAQKVRAFDEGAVDYIVKPFFEQEVLARVKTHLELLSLRRNLEDELALRIDAENQLAKSLDRAVIITDARGMVVFTTRLAESLLHRHCDDYQTAGELPASLRRPDSGLTLRRFTESGRDDLSFFVLEEKAPSPNPSALLALGLTSREAEVLWWIAQGKSNPDIATILGAGVRTIHKHVENIFRKLGCETRAAAAVTAQEALRPGGIATN, encoded by the coding sequence ATGTCCGATACCGCCACTGTTCTCGTCGTCGACGACACTCCTGCCAATGTGGGGGTGCTCCTCGAAGCATTGGGCGACGCCGGCCACGAGGTATTGGTCGCCGAGAGCGGACAAAGTGCGCTCGCCCAGCTGCAGCACGCCACGCCTGATCTGATCCTGCTCGATGTCATGATGCCCGGACTCGATGGATTCGAAACCTGCCGCCGCCTCAAGCAAAACGCCAAATGGCGCAGTATCCCGGTGCTCTTCATGACCGCACTGGACGAACCTGCCCAGAAAGTCCGCGCGTTCGACGAAGGAGCGGTCGACTACATCGTCAAACCGTTCTTCGAACAGGAAGTATTGGCGCGGGTGAAAACCCATCTGGAACTCCTGTCCCTCCGGCGCAATTTGGAGGACGAACTCGCGTTGCGTATCGACGCGGAAAACCAATTGGCAAAATCACTCGACCGCGCCGTCATCATCACCGACGCCCGCGGCATGGTGGTGTTTACCACGCGCCTCGCGGAATCACTGCTGCACCGCCATTGCGATGACTATCAGACCGCCGGCGAACTACCGGCCAGCCTGCGCCGACCCGACTCCGGTCTCACGTTGCGTCGCTTCACCGAGTCAGGTCGCGACGACCTCTCGTTTTTCGTCCTCGAAGAAAAAGCCCCGTCGCCCAACCCCTCGGCTCTCCTCGCCCTCGGACTCACGTCGCGGGAGGCCGAAGTGCTGTGGTGGATCGCCCAGGGCAAAAGCAACCCCGACATCGCGACCATCCTCGGCGCCGGCGTGCGCACCATCCACAAGCACGTGGAAAACATCTTCCGCAAACTCGGTTGCGAAACCCGCGCGGCCGCGGCCGTCACCGCGCAGGAAGCCCTGCGGCCCGGCGGCATCGCCACGAACTAA
- the uvrB gene encoding excinuclease ABC subunit UvrB, with amino-acid sequence MSLFKLASDYEPTGDQPQAIEALVKSIKAGNRDQTLLGVTGSGKTFTMANVIAQCDRPTLIMSHNKTLAAQLYSEFKNFFPDNAVEYFVSYYDYYQPEAYISSTDTFIEKDSSINEEIERLRIAATSSLVSRRDVIVVASVSCIYGLGSPEDFKTLRLELRRGKTLPRQELLERLVDNLYERNDYDLKRGRFRVRGDVIDVMPAYSEQALRVELWGDDVESISEFDPLTGDTIRSLDQFDLYPANQYVTTKDKMEGAVAKIKAELDERVAEFEAAGKYLEAQRVRMRTNYDLEMLQEMGFCNGIENYSMHMAGRTEGERPTCLIDFFPEDFMVFLDESHATVPQIGGMFNGDRARKTVLVDHGFRLPSAIENRPQSFAEFREITKQTLYVSATPAAYEIEHSAVVAEQVIRPTGLLDPEIVLRPIKGQVEDLMGEVRAAVAAGERVLVTTLTKRLSEDLTSYLRESGIRVEYLHSDIDAIERVEILRNLRLGNFDVLIGINLLREGLDLPEVALVAILDADKEGFLRSATSLIQTAGRAARHEKGRVIFYADKRTDSILRTLEVTQSRREKQLAYNQAHGITPRGVQRSAQASLHVYDGTGKSTEVELAAAEDSGEDVAAVIAELEVEMTDASTRLEFERAALLRDQIEALRTGDYKKLAKVGQGKKRGGKGAGRYRRS; translated from the coding sequence ATGTCGCTTTTCAAACTAGCCTCCGATTACGAACCGACCGGCGACCAACCGCAGGCGATCGAGGCCTTGGTGAAGTCGATCAAGGCCGGGAACCGCGATCAGACGCTGCTGGGGGTGACGGGGTCGGGTAAGACGTTCACGATGGCCAATGTCATCGCGCAGTGTGACCGGCCGACGTTGATCATGTCGCACAACAAAACCCTGGCGGCGCAGCTGTATTCCGAGTTCAAAAACTTCTTTCCCGACAACGCGGTCGAATACTTCGTCAGTTACTACGATTATTATCAGCCCGAGGCCTACATCTCTTCCACGGACACCTTCATCGAGAAGGATTCATCCATCAACGAGGAGATCGAACGCCTGCGCATCGCCGCCACCAGCTCGCTCGTATCGCGCCGCGATGTGATCGTGGTCGCGTCCGTATCCTGTATTTACGGACTCGGTTCACCGGAGGACTTCAAAACGCTGCGGTTGGAACTGCGCCGGGGCAAAACCCTGCCGCGGCAGGAGTTGCTGGAGCGGCTGGTCGACAACCTTTACGAGCGCAACGACTACGATCTGAAGCGCGGTCGTTTCCGCGTGCGGGGCGATGTGATCGACGTGATGCCCGCCTACAGCGAGCAGGCCCTGCGCGTCGAGTTGTGGGGCGACGATGTCGAAAGCATCAGCGAGTTCGATCCGCTGACCGGGGACACGATTCGCTCGTTGGATCAATTCGACCTGTATCCCGCCAATCAATACGTCACGACCAAGGACAAAATGGAGGGCGCGGTGGCCAAGATCAAAGCCGAGCTCGACGAACGGGTGGCCGAGTTCGAAGCGGCCGGCAAGTATCTCGAAGCCCAGCGCGTGCGCATGCGGACGAATTATGATTTGGAGATGCTGCAGGAGATGGGGTTTTGCAACGGTATCGAGAACTACTCGATGCACATGGCGGGACGGACGGAAGGTGAGCGCCCGACGTGTCTGATCGATTTTTTCCCGGAGGATTTCATGGTCTTTCTCGACGAAAGTCATGCCACCGTGCCGCAGATCGGCGGTATGTTCAACGGCGACCGGGCGCGCAAGACGGTGCTGGTCGATCACGGATTTCGGTTGCCGTCGGCCATCGAAAATCGACCGCAATCTTTTGCCGAGTTTCGCGAAATCACGAAACAGACCCTCTACGTCTCGGCGACGCCGGCCGCCTATGAAATCGAGCATTCCGCCGTCGTGGCCGAGCAGGTGATTCGTCCCACCGGATTGCTCGATCCCGAGATCGTGTTGCGGCCGATCAAGGGCCAGGTGGAGGACCTCATGGGCGAGGTGCGCGCCGCGGTCGCGGCGGGGGAGCGCGTGCTCGTCACCACCCTCACCAAGCGGCTTTCAGAAGATCTTACCAGTTATCTGCGCGAGTCCGGCATTCGGGTCGAATACTTGCACTCCGACATCGATGCGATCGAGCGGGTGGAGATCCTGCGCAATCTGCGCCTGGGTAACTTTGATGTGTTGATCGGGATCAATCTGCTGCGGGAGGGATTGGATCTTCCGGAGGTCGCGCTGGTCGCGATTCTGGATGCCGACAAGGAAGGTTTCCTGCGCAGTGCGACGTCGCTCATTCAGACGGCTGGTCGCGCGGCCCGACATGAGAAAGGTCGCGTGATTTTTTACGCCGACAAACGCACGGACTCCATTCTCCGCACCCTCGAAGTCACCCAGTCCCGCCGCGAGAAGCAGCTGGCTTACAACCAAGCTCACGGCATCACGCCGCGCGGGGTGCAGCGCTCGGCTCAGGCCAGTCTTCATGTCTACGACGGCACCGGAAAATCAACGGAGGTCGAGCTCGCGGCGGCCGAAGACAGTGGCGAAGACGTGGCGGCGGTGATCGCCGAACTGGAGGTCGAAATGACCGATGCCTCCACTCGTTTGGAGTTCGAACGGGCCGCGTTGTTGCGCGATCAGATCGAAGCGCTGCGCACGGGGGACTACAAAAAACTGGCCAAGGTCGGGCAGGGCAAAAAACGCGGCGGCAAAGGCGCCGGACGCTACCGTCGGTCCTGA
- a CDS encoding HAD family hydrolase, with amino-acid sequence MQPNEMGMLFDWDGVIIDSSKQHEESWERLATEEGRELPPDHFVQGFGKKNEFIIPNLLGWASDPAEVRRLSLRKEALYREIVVEKGLEALPGVHDFLDRLRAAGVPTCVGSSTHRQNIDTILGVMKFEGLFDDIVTAEDVTDGKPHPEVFLKAAGKINRPPEHCIVFEDAFAGIEAARAGGIKVVGVATTHDAATLTPLVDRVVHRLDELAVEDLMGLIDSSAARL; translated from the coding sequence ATGCAGCCAAACGAAATGGGCATGCTGTTCGACTGGGACGGCGTCATCATCGATTCATCAAAGCAACACGAGGAAAGCTGGGAGCGCCTCGCGACGGAGGAGGGCCGGGAGCTCCCGCCGGACCATTTCGTGCAGGGCTTCGGCAAGAAGAATGAGTTCATCATTCCGAACCTCCTCGGCTGGGCGTCCGATCCCGCGGAGGTGCGCCGCCTGTCGCTGCGGAAGGAGGCATTATATCGTGAGATCGTGGTTGAGAAAGGCTTGGAAGCGCTGCCCGGGGTGCATGATTTTCTCGATCGCCTGCGAGCCGCCGGTGTTCCCACCTGCGTGGGTTCGTCGACGCATCGGCAGAATATCGATACCATTCTCGGCGTGATGAAATTCGAAGGACTGTTCGACGACATCGTGACGGCGGAGGATGTCACCGACGGCAAACCGCACCCGGAGGTATTCCTCAAGGCCGCCGGGAAAATCAACCGGCCCCCGGAGCACTGTATCGTCTTCGAGGATGCGTTTGCCGGGATCGAAGCCGCTCGCGCCGGGGGTATCAAAGTCGTGGGCGTCGCCACCACGCACGATGCCGCCACGCTCACTCCTCTCGTTGACCGGGTCGTGCACCGTCTCGACGAACTCGCGGTGGAGGATCTCATGGGTTTGATCGACAGTTCCGCCGCTCGACTTTGA
- a CDS encoding Glu/Leu/Phe/Val family dehydrogenase: MSKVIISSLYSSDVFTMACRQFDQAADAINLPESLRDRTKYPRRCVAFSLPIQRDDGSVTVFEGYRVQHNLSTGPSKGGIRFHQDVTLGEVAALSMWMSWKCSLMGIPYGGAKGGVIVNPDQLTAKELERLARRYMQELIPFIGPDVDVPAPDMGTNEQMMGWMMDTYSNHVGHIEPAIVTGKPIALGGSAGRREATGAGVAYLVKLYLEDLKIPLGETTVAIQGFGNVGSEAALALVAYGAKVIAISDWTGGIYNAKGIDIGKALQYIASEKVLTDFDGGDQITNDELLALECTVLIPAALPRVIKKDNADKVRCRILAEGANGPTTNLAERMLIKRGDVLIIPDVLCNAGGVTVSYFEWLQNRQNYYWDREEVMAKLFKILLRAKNAVEAQKAKFGFSRRLAAQTLGIQRVADAKASRGLFP; this comes from the coding sequence ATGTCCAAAGTCATTATTTCGTCCCTCTACTCATCGGACGTCTTCACAATGGCCTGCCGCCAGTTCGATCAAGCGGCCGACGCCATCAATTTACCGGAATCGCTGCGTGATCGCACCAAATATCCCCGACGGTGCGTGGCGTTTTCGCTCCCGATCCAACGCGATGATGGCAGCGTCACCGTATTCGAGGGATACCGCGTTCAACACAATCTCTCCACCGGCCCGTCCAAGGGTGGCATCCGTTTTCATCAGGACGTGACGCTGGGCGAAGTCGCCGCCCTTTCGATGTGGATGAGTTGGAAGTGTTCGCTCATGGGCATTCCCTACGGCGGCGCCAAAGGTGGCGTCATCGTGAATCCGGACCAGCTCACCGCCAAGGAACTGGAGCGACTCGCCCGCCGCTACATGCAGGAGTTGATCCCTTTCATTGGTCCCGACGTGGATGTGCCTGCTCCGGACATGGGCACCAACGAACAAATGATGGGGTGGATGATGGACACCTACTCCAATCATGTCGGCCACATCGAACCCGCCATTGTCACCGGCAAACCCATTGCGCTGGGCGGCTCGGCCGGTCGACGTGAGGCCACCGGTGCCGGCGTCGCCTACCTGGTTAAACTTTATTTGGAGGATCTGAAAATCCCCCTGGGCGAGACCACGGTCGCGATTCAGGGCTTTGGCAACGTCGGCAGCGAAGCCGCTCTGGCGCTCGTGGCCTACGGGGCCAAAGTGATCGCAATCTCCGATTGGACGGGCGGCATCTACAATGCCAAGGGCATCGATATCGGCAAAGCGCTCCAATACATCGCCTCCGAAAAGGTCCTCACCGACTTCGACGGCGGCGACCAGATCACCAACGACGAGCTACTTGCCCTGGAGTGCACCGTGCTCATTCCCGCCGCCCTGCCCCGGGTTATCAAAAAGGACAACGCCGACAAGGTGCGTTGCCGCATTCTCGCGGAAGGAGCCAACGGACCGACCACCAACCTCGCCGAACGCATGCTCATCAAGCGCGGCGATGTGCTGATCATTCCCGATGTGCTCTGCAACGCCGGCGGCGTGACTGTCTCCTATTTCGAGTGGCTGCAAAACCGGCAGAACTATTACTGGGACCGCGAGGAAGTGATGGCGAAGCTGTTCAAGATTCTACTTCGGGCCAAAAACGCTGTCGAAGCGCAGAAGGCCAAGTTCGGCTTCAGCCGCCGCCTCGCCGCCCAAACGTTGGGCATTCAACGCGTCGCCGACGCCAAAGCCAGCCGCGGTCTCTTCCCGTAA